In Glycine soja cultivar W05 chromosome 10, ASM419377v2, whole genome shotgun sequence, the genomic stretch ATTTGATGCTCATTAAATACctacatataaataatttgatagCATCAGCAATCAACTGACATATATCCAACTACAGCAAGGGTATGGCCATATGGATAATAGAATTTGTCAACAAATCTTCGAGCAAATAGATAGCTAATAAACAGGGTAAGGATAGAAATATTGGCCCACCTTCTCCATACTCAAGAAACaaagtgaacaaaaaaaatgaaacaaaaagaaataccaTATTATCCAAGTCATCATCTTCATATTTGGATTTACTTCCATTTAACATCTCTAGATCAACTCCATCTTGACcctgcaataaaataaaatgataatcaaAAGCTTTAAACAAAATCCATCAGCTATTAAGTAATATGTATAACATGATCATTGAGATGATCTCCAGATAAGAGACAGAGAGCAAGGGAATAAGGTAAAGGCAGTACAGTTTCCTTCAGCATAAATATTCCTTCAAACCAAAAGAGCAAGTATACTTCATCACTTGTTGTTAGCTGATGAAAaggaaaatcaaaagatcatttggccacaacaaagccttatcccacCAAGTGAGGTTGGCTACATAGATTATACGACACTATCCAACTCAATTAAAGACCAAAACTTCAAGGATATTATTTACCATGAGATCATTTGGCCACAAcagagaggaaaaaaattgatgacGTGAGAGATGCAATTTTATACAGTACTCTAGATGAGAATTGAGGATAGAATTTAATGAGCTAATGACAATCAAATTGATTTGCACGGTTGTGATATTTTCTGGTTTATTAAATTGTCAATATAAATAAACTACaccagttaaaaaaaaatgcccagggaaaaaattagaaactttattttctttgttagtAAAGGAAAGAAAGGTAAAACAAAaagcttttatctttttttctctcacctCTTTTTGCTGTCTAAGGCGCTTTAAATAAGTTGATTGTTTCTTGCGGAGCTCAACAGAGAGGTTCTGAAGGTCAGTAGCAAGAGAGCGCTGCAAGCAGtacacaaaataagaaaatgttcAACAAGGTACAAGTAATGAAACATTAGTTCAGACATAAAGATTAAACAGTTGAAAGTCAAGCCACCATCATAGACTCAATTTCATGCATAAATGACCCTGTCATCTTTctggctatgaaagaaaggaaatgGATACAATTAGAATCGAGGCATTTTggaataattaataaatgttcATGACTAGTGTCTGTTGCCCCAATCATGCAACTCAAAGTAAGATATTTGGATTaatttaatcaagcactaaAACTTTAGGATGACTTGATGAGAACTTTACAAACATTACGACACATGGAGAAGGGTGGAGAGAACCTTGACTAAATAAAAGTATATGGTCCTCATAAGCCTTTTCCCCATCCCTTCCTTGCCAAGTGCTCTTTATAAGACCTTTAGATTCTATACTGTAGCATACTTGACTGACAGAATAATGTTGACTAAACTTAGAATGATTATTTGGTAGCTTACAGTTGgcatatgataattttaattatggcAAAGATTGTATACAGGAACATGCTATGCTTCACTATGAAGCACTAAGTAATAGGATACCATATAAATTTTTCGGCTGATATGTTGTTTTAAGTGCAGTCctttggaataattttttttggtgttaTTGGAGAATATTGGTCTACCCTTTTCACCTTTGAGCAATTTCTCACGACATAATACAAAGGGTTCGTaaaagaaaaggaggaaaattttttatgatgatgtgATTATTTGGTTGAAAGCAAAATGCATGCATCTTTAAGGGTGCCTGCATGCCCACGTATATTCTTAGAATTTGGATTTGGGCCTAACTCAACACTAAAAACTAGCTCAATGGATGAGGATTGCCCTctacttatatactctatcttgATACTATCTCTAGCTAATGTGGGATTTGAGTTTTTTCCAATACACCCCGTCACACCCAGCACTTTTGGGGCTTGATGTGTGGATAATATGGTGGGTAACCCTTTTAATGGATCTATGATAGACTTTGATATCATTTTAGAATGTTAGAATGTGAGTTTGGAcgtaactcaaccccaaaaactAGTTCAAAAAGTGAGGGTTGCCctccacttatatactctatcttggCATTATCTCTAGCCAATGTGAGACTTGGGTTTTCCCGAACATATATGTTATTGGATGGGATTGTAATTGTCACTAAGGTTTCTGTCTACACATCCTTAAGGGTGTTTATAAGCCCATTGATTTATGGTATGTTCACACCAGGCAGTAATTTAAATGGAGTTTCCATACGTGAAAAATAGAGAAGCTGGAAATCTGTTGcactttttagtcttttatctcCCACCTCCCCCACTCATTGtaatttctttctcatttctcCTATGATGCACAAAAGCAACTTGCATATATCGTATTCAAtacaattatatgattattcaaaaaatatataggaTATGATACATGTAATATATACATAGATATGTATAAAATCTtctaaagaataaataaatatataattgcaaTTCCAATAATCCAAACTAAGAGGAGACTTCTTGGACAttactaaaaagaaaatagagattataaatcattgtcatcattaaTCACTATCTATTCCTTACAAACAAGAATAGTGTCAATCTCATTCCCTCTTCAGCATCAGCCATCAGCCATAAAGAGGATGAAGTATTGGCCAGGTATAGTATCCAAGTATGAGGGATACTAGATATGTGTTAGATACGATACTTTAAGTAAGAGTAAGTATCGGTGCTTCATAGTTTTATCTGATACACTTCCTTTTACAACCCCTAAACAATAAAAGCAGTATACCATAGCATTGATACCATTTAAGAGTCTCATGCTTGGTTCATGAAGTGCCCAAAAGATTTTAAGTTGAATAAAGCACATACATTATTAtgggggaaaagaaaaaattcatcATCCATCTCATCAGCATCATGTGAGTTCAGCAATCGTACCTGCACATTTTTCCTGACATTGGAATCCTCAGAAGGCCCAGTAGCAGAAAGTCTCCGCAGTCTCTTCTCCGACTTCTTTATTAAGTCAGTTATCTCATGTGTTAGAGTCTCAATAGCTCGTTGGTCTTCCTTACCATCTCCAAATGACGGCATCAAAGCCTTTGAATGAGCCTTCGCCAACTCTCCCATTTTTGTGCGCGCACGTTGCACATTTGCTGCTATTTCTTCTGATAAATCCACCCACACCGGAGGTAGCCCCACAGTAATTGCATTTGGACCCCTACTGCATCCATAAAAACAATGAATAACTCATCATTTCCAATTCTTACAGAAACACACGCGTgtgaaaaacaaaagacaaagtgaactatgcacaataattttataaaacatccATTTCCACTGTTATTCTAATTCCctacaaaaaaatcaagagTGTAGCACAGACAATTCATCCGTTAATTAATCCACAACACTCATTTTCGATGATGCCACGTCACATGCATCCTTTACTAATACTAATAATCTGAAATTCCTGTCAGGTATGACTTCATGTTTCGAGTGACGAACTTCAATAGCAAATGTGAGCACTCCTACTAGTATTCAATGAATCGTTGAAAaggaaatcaataaaaaaagctACGGATCTAAGAAATAATAAGCTATTCGGACATTTGATCCACGATAAAATTAACATCGATATTTAAGATCTGTAATGTGATGAAGTGCACCTTGAATTGCCGGGATCATCGGTACTGATCGGAGTGTAAGAGCGATTGGAATTGAGAAATGAAGTGGTGGCCAATTCGATGACGGGGCCACCGCCGGCGCCGGAAGCGGTGGACGGCGCCGAAGAGAATGAGGGAATTCGAACACTCTTCAACGCATCTCTGTGCTTTCTGAAAAGCAGAGTGCGATTTCTCGTCGCCATTCAGATCCCAAACGAAACAAAATGGAATGCTTCGTCGTTTCGTAACAGTCAAACCAGAAACAAAGATCGATCGATCGTCTCTCACGTGATCCAACTTCACCAACAAATCGCCGATCACGTGCCATCAAAGTTTTATACACATAATGCTTACTAGCCATTTAGGCTTAAATGCAATTTTCACctataactttaattttaaccaATGAGTACCTAAAATTTATCACGTAGTTgtacattcaaaatttaatagaaTTTATTGACTTTAGTCGTTATATAACTACAATTATAAATTACTAGTTATTCTATACtctcttattcttttttaattgtttgatttttatcataaattaattcttattgTTTTTCAAAGTTAAAGAtaaccttattttttttctattatatctTTATTCCTATTAACTATTATACTTATCAAAATTCAGAATTGACACACGTTAGGGTAGACGTAGGTATAATGGGCTTCCAGACTTCACATGTCAGCTTTGAGAGGTACCTCTGTTAAGAGGACAGGAGGGGagacatgcaaaaaaaaaaaggaatcgaCGTTCAAAGTAAGTATATGAGTTAGGAGATAAAGCATGTATATGCATAAATGTAAGCTCGAGTGAGCGATTAAGAGAGATGTGCACAGACGTGTTTGCTCGTGTGTGTGGGATGTGTTGAGGGTTCGATGGAACCTGATATTTATAGGAGAGGAGCAGGGTTGCGGGTCATTATTTGTAGGCACTGTTATAACCTTTGCATGTAATTCAAGGCTTATAGATAATAGTCGATAGCTTGTAGATAATGTTATAAGTAACATGTAGATTAAAGATAATTACTAGTAGATAAATGTACCTTATAGATAATGTATAGTTTTATAGATAATTGAATACCTACCAAGAAATGAGAAGattcaaatatattcaaataataagaaGTTGGAGATAACCTATCAATAAGGGAGCCTGACTACTCAGGGCCGAGTGTCTGTACTCCTATTCCAAAGCTGACGTGGAGGGTTGACACTTGTCTCAGAGTGTCATGTAGGGTGTCATGTGTATTTTATGGACCCTGGAGAGTACATAAGCCCCCTAAGCTCTGAACCGGCTTGTGGGCGAAAGAGGTTGTCCAGCGTTGAAGATTGTTTGATGTCCGAGGTAGTAGCCTTGACAAGTAGGAGGGTGACGAGTTTGTCAAGCCCCCAAGCATGATTGAGTGTTTGTTTGATATCAGGTGCGGTAACCTCAAGAATTGCAGGTCGATGTAGCTTGTCAAGCCCCCGAGCCTGAACAAGTGTTGTCCAGGCTGCTTCTATTAAGTTGTCTGGGATGGACATGCCTTTGATCTTTCACGCTAAGTCTGATGTGTCATGTGAGGAAAATTTTTAGATTTGATAACTCTGTCCTTTTCTGACCATTAGAGGGTGCATTGAAGATAGACGTTACATTTTGTCCATTGTCGTAGGTGTGTGCGGCACACGCTCAGTACTCTTACATACGTGTCACTCGTTCAGTGGATACATACTGGAGACGCAGTTTGTGTGTGAGTGGGGCTGCGTCATGGTGCAAAATTTTAGGGCACCACTTTAGCTCCTGTTAGTTATCGAAGAGTTCGTCTCCTCTTTTAAATGGAGTGGATgtttgatttgtgatcaccACCACTGTTCTTTCTCGAAACTTCCTTGCTTGCTTCTTGTGATTCTCCCTTTTCCTCCGTTCATgttctttgcttattcaagGTATTCATTTTCTCTGGTCATGCCTTCATTCTTGTTTGATTCCGCCATCGGCATGGGTGGCACTGATTCTGGAGGCTCAATTGAGCAACCCATGATGGACCGGGAGGTCATTTCCATTAGCGGTTCATCCTTGAAGGATACTCGTTGTGGTGCCTCTGACAGCAAGTCCTCCTCTTCGGAAAGGGTGAGGGCTTTGCATCCTACTGGTGGGGGCATTTCTCGCCCTTGCGAGAAGGCGCAACCTTCTACTACTTCCGGGGAGCTTGTCCCAGTTATTGTGATCCTCCCCCCTTCTGCTTCTGGGGGAGTGAGGAGAGGTAGTTGTGTAGAGATGTTAGGGTGTCTCCCCACATGCGACGTAGCCATAGTGTTTGGCCGCCATTGTCCCCACATATTGTTGTTGGCTATGAGTAAGTGAGGGACGATGTTATGAAGTACAAGTCCTCTCTCACCTCTGCTGCGAGCATCACTGCTCTACAACGTCAGGTGAAGCTGGCAAGCCCTAAAGACTTCTGGAAGATAGTCGTTCAGGCTTGCGGGAGTGATGACTTCCCTTTCTTGAGGGCGACATCAGGCAATCCGCCATTCGTCTTCCAATGTGCTTTGCTTGAGCACTTGAATGTGGTTCCTTCTGAGCTTCACCCAAACAGTTGGGCGATGGTAagagcttttaaaattttgtgcccCTTTTTCAACATCTGGCCTAATGTGTCGgtcttcttgaatttcttccAAATGAAACTAACAGGAAACATTGGTTGGGTCTTTGATAACTGCGAAATTTAGGTTTAATTGATAGTCAAATCAGACAAGAATGATTAGATTTCCTCtactttattgttgtttttaagaGAATAGTGAggattttaatatcattttaattcttgACCAGCAAGATTCAAAAAGAAGGGAAATTACAAGTGCTTTAGAGAAAAATTGATGCAGAAACTTGAAGAAAAGTCTTGAAGAAGAAGTTTAAGTTAAGAAGCATCTTGCTTAGCATGCAAGTCACGCCCAACGTGACGCCTCACTTAGCGGCCAGCCCAGGTTTAGGGAGAAGAAGGCCCACTGTCACAACATGGGTCATGACGGACaacgaaataaaaattatttagataaataaataaattattttccaaaaaattgaaaacatgggaagtcgccaccaacatttactTAAGAAAAATGtcaggaaaaccaaaaaatgatAAGGAATGGTATACGATTTGAGAAAAAGGATTTGAGAGTCGTTTACGTACgaggaaggtgttagcacctcACGCGTCCGTCATgaagacgacaacctttaatcgagtgtgctaaaaataatgtgacttttaattatttatcttccctagaaaacatgaattatattttgttatattattttttttatttagaaaaggaaatcaaatttttattttattttttttagttttttttcgaCAAGGGATttgccctcgctcctacgtatccccagGTGTAATGAAGAAATCAGagttacgtagttctttgtagAAAAAGAGGTTGtgtgttgagttgattttattttatttggaaagGTTTTGATTTTGTAGTAAACTTTGTGAAGTCAAGTAGGTTGGAGATCTGACATgacatttacaaaatttactcacacTTTATTGAAACACTGTCCAGTAAGTCGGAGATCCAACATGAAGTGCATGGAAAAAAAGAGAATTGAGTGATCATTTATTTgagaattttatctttttaggaAAGAGCTTAGTTTTGTGGTAAAATTTGTGAACTCAGGTGAATCGAAGACCCAACAtgtcattcacaaaatttactcacacGTTATTGAAACACCGCCAAGCAAGCCGGAGACCCAACATGGAGTGTACAGAGCCTAAGCATGTACTAAAGAATGCTAATG encodes the following:
- the LOC114369771 gene encoding syntaxin-43-like isoform X2 is translated as MATRNRTLLFRKHRDALKSVRIPSFSSAPSTASGAGGGPVIELATTSFLNSNRSYTPISTDDPGNSRGPNAITVGLPPVWVDLSEEIAANVQRARTKMGELAKAHSKALMPSFGDGKEDQRAIETLTHEITDLIKKSEKRLRRLSATGPSEDSNVRKNVQRSLATDLQNLSVELRKKQSTYLKRLRQQKEGQDGVDLEMLNGSKSKYEDDDLDNMVFNEHQMAKLKKSEAFTIEREKEIQQVVESVNELAQIMKDLSVLVIDQGTIVDRIDYNIQNVATTVEDGLKQLQKAERTQKKGGMVMCATVLLIMCFVMLVLLIIKEIIL
- the LOC114369771 gene encoding syntaxin-43-like isoform X1 is translated as MATRNRTLLFRKHRDALKSVRIPSFSSAPSTASGAGGGPVIELATTSFLNSNRSYTPISTDDPGNSSRGPNAITVGLPPVWVDLSEEIAANVQRARTKMGELAKAHSKALMPSFGDGKEDQRAIETLTHEITDLIKKSEKRLRRLSATGPSEDSNVRKNVQRSLATDLQNLSVELRKKQSTYLKRLRQQKEGQDGVDLEMLNGSKSKYEDDDLDNMVFNEHQMAKLKKSEAFTIEREKEIQQVVESVNELAQIMKDLSVLVIDQGTIVDRIDYNIQNVATTVEDGLKQLQKAERTQKKGGMVMCATVLLIMCFVMLVLLIIKEIIL